The genomic region TGTACCAGGCTCCTGTCCTTATGATGTCCTGCACCTCCGAAGGGAGCCCGTGGAATCTCTCGTCGGTGACATAGCGGAAGCCGGGAAGAAGAGTATAATTGTGAGGGACAAGGCAGTCATATTCCACAATCCTCGCACAGCGCTGAGTCTCTTCCCGCAGGTCAACGGTGGGCACGCTCGCGGCATAGGCAATCCACTGCATCTCATTTCTGGAGTTCACCACGGGAAGAATGAGGCGCGCCTGCTCCCTGGTGATGACGCCCTTCCTGAAGGCGTCCTCGGTGAGGGAGTGGCGGCGGAAGCCCTGGGCGAGCCTTATGAGCTGGCGGGTCTGGGCCATCGAGAAGCCGCAGCGCTCCCCTGCGTAGTCCTCGATGAACTCATAGCCGAGAAGGTGGTGGAGCTGCCTCTCGTCCATCGCCCGGAGAAGCATCCCCGCGGCTACGTCGAGCCTCTGGCGGATAGAGGCGGCCCTCCGGAGCCTCCCCGCAACCGCCCTGGCGGAGACCGCGCCGGCATCTTTTTCTGGCCGGCACTCTTCCAGCCATGAGGGAAAGAAGATGCTCCAGGGTGATGCCCACGGATCGCACCCGGGGCATTCATGCCCTTCACCGCCCTGCCCGTTTAGTTCGTCGGGATCGCTGATGCGCCGGTTTCCTATCCTTCTCTTCATGAGGGGCACCCGTGAGAAGAGGGGGCGATTTCCCTTGGCATCAAGGGCCGGAAGCTCCGGGGCGGCTTCCCCTGAGGCAAGGAAATTCGCAAGGAGAGCCTCGACAAATCCTGAGACAGGCCCGTCATAGTGCTCTTTGTCCCGGAAGAGGGAGAGGGCGAAGTCCCAGGTGAGGGCAAGTGAGGGCGGTACGCTGAAATACATCATTGTGCCTTCGGACCCGGCTTCGGGACCATCGCCGGAAGGGGTCGCCGATCCGGCCTTCCCTTCGGCGAGAGCCCTTTTCACTTCCCTCTCGAGGCCGCACAGGGAGCGCTCCCGCGCAATGGCGAGCCACCAGGACTCATTCTCAGGCGTGATGACTCTCGAGAGATGCCTGAGGGCGCTCTTTGCGATCCTGCCCTCAAGATAGGCCTCCCGCGTGAGGGGGAGCGCCCTGAGAAGCTCGAAGTTGTGCATCAGCTCCGACGCGGTGCGCCCCGAGAAAGAGAGATGCTCCGTGGCGAAGGTCCCCATGGAGCGGTATCCTAACTGATCAACTCCTTTCGATTTGAGAGTAACGAGAAGGCCGCCAAGCACAAGATCAAGTGCCATGCGGCCGCGGACTGCCTCGCAGAGCAGAAAATCAATGTGCGCTGCACGCTCGTCTCTGTCGATGGATCCGAAGGTGATATCCTCCGTGAGCTTTTCGGCTTCGGGGATGAGGCCACCTCTTGTGATCTTGACCAGGTGCCCGGGCCTGCATGAGGTCCCTGCGGGGATCTCATAAGGCTCCGGGAGGAGCAGCATGTCATCGTAGTTCTGAGAAGACATTGGATCACCGAGATGGAGAAGCTCCTCCTCATCTGGAAGGAATAGATCTGAGATTGTATGGGTCTCATGTGTATCCATGATTATATGATATCATAACCGTGAAGAAATATCAAATAGAGCACCCCTTAAAAAGCCTATCACTACTGAGATAAAAGGCCGCCGCTGGATGCCCTCCCAATGGCCCGGAAAGGGTGAAGAGGTCAAAAATGACCCTGAAGCCCATTGCGTGACCGTCAGCGAAGGATCATGCCCCTTTTCCGGGGGGCAGATCGGTCTGCCGCCGGGCGGAGTGTTTTTTTGAGCGGAAAAGATTTAATCTCTTGATCATAGCTGCCTGTATTCATAGAGGGATACCATGTGACCACGGCGCTGATGTCAGCAAAGCCCGCCCCCGTCAAATGATCAGCTGCTGACCCCGCCTGGACGTTGTCGTAACAAGGGCAGCCGTTATGCCGTCAGCAGCCGGAGCGGGGGCTTTCATGCTCAGCGGTTCCGCCCCCGGGACACCCGGAAGCGGGTTCTTGTCCCTCCTGATGGGGTGCCTTCTCCGGGGTTGTGCTCACCCTCTCGGCCGGTGCACTCCCGTCTTTCATAGATTTGGCAGCGCTCTCAGGGGATGAAATCCCGTCTTCAATAGAGGTAGCAGCACTCTCAGGGGATGAGCTCCCGTCCTCCGTTGAAGGGGTGGGCTCTTCCGGCGGCTGGGGGGCCTTCATCACATTCCTGTAGAACTGCACGAGCAGGAAAAGAAGCATGGCATATTTCACCACGGCCATGGACTGAAGAAGCACGGGGTGGGTCCTTATATAGAAAAGGAAGACGAGCACGAGGGCGTTGGGGAGCTCCAGCAGGTAAAATACCGCGTCGTTCACCTTCCTGCGCGACAGGGCGAGGAAGGGGAGAAGATAAAGATGATACTGCGGCGAGTAAATCTTGTCGCAGAGGATGAAGACAAGGGCGAAGCCCAGCCCCCACTGCCAGAAGTTCTGCTGGAGGTCCCGGCGCAGCTGGGCGTATGAGGCGATTACGGTGATTCCTATCAGAGTGAGCAGGAGGCTGAACCTTCCCGAGAAGCTCCCGAGGAGCCGGTATAGGGGCCACCATATGGCTCCGTCACTGGGCCCCTTCGCATAATTGCAGGACGCCTGCCACTGGTAAGGGTAGAACCACCCGGCAAACCCGTTGGAATCGCAGAGCATGTAAGGCAGGTTCAGGAAGAGCCACGCGGCGCCGCAGGCCCCTATTATCTTCAGGTGCTCCTTCCAGTCTTTCTCCAGGGCAAGCACCAGGGGCAGAAAGTAGAAGGGGAACACCTTGAAAGCCACCCCTACTCCGAGGAGGGCCCCCGCAAGGACCCTGCGCCCTTTCCAGGCCAGGTAGAGGCCTGCAATGAGGGTGAAGACCGCGACGTGATCATAGTTGGTGGTGGAGCAGATGATGAACGAAGGGGCAAGGATCCAGTATTTCAGGAGCCCTGAAGGGGCGTCCTTGCCGTTCTGCTCATCCTCAACCTTGGAGAGTATCAGGGTAGTGGCCGTTGCAAAGGCGGCAAGAAAATAGACCGTGACCCAGAGGTACATGATATAGCTCTTGGTGGTCACCGTGTTCATGAGTTGCACATAAGCCCTCATGAGGCTCGGGTATTCCACGGGGAAGTTAAATCCTTTGGCTACGTAATAGTCATAGACGTACCATATGTCGCCGGGGTACATCCTGATGTGGTCGGAGATCCAGTAATAATACTGGCGCGGGAAGGTGCTTGCGAAGAACACCAGCACCAGCGCCGAGATTAGTATGATATTCTTTCGGCTCATTTTCCTCTGTGTCTCCGGGGCGGCAGAGGCCCCCTCTCTGATTTCCCTGAGTATTCTCGAAGATCTGCCTGATTGCCTCTTTTCGCTGGAACGGAAGGCAGGATAAGGCGCGGGCACGAGAGAAATTCATTCCATTCCTCTTTGCTGGAGCGTCTATGAACTGTTCCCACTGCGGCAGCGAAAACCTCGAGATGTCCAAGTACTGCGCGGAATGCGGCATTCTCATGCGGGAGGCGAACCTCCCGGCGGGGTCGCTGCTTGACCATGGCAGGTATGAGGTGCAGCGCCTCCTCAAGAGTGGGGGGATGGGGGCAGTGTACCTCGTGGTGGACAAGCGTCTTGACACCAGATGCGCCCTCAAGGAGATGATAGACTTCTCACCGACGCCCGACGAGCGCAAAAAAGCCGTGGAGCGCTTTGAGAACGAGGTGAAGATCCTCTCGAGGATCTCCCATCCCCAGATTCCCAAGGTGACCAACTACTTTATCGAGGGTGGCCATTACTACATGATTCTCGATTACATCGAGGGTGAAGACCTGGATTCCATCCTGAAGGGCGAGGGGAAGCCGGGCCTTCCCGAGCCCTTTGTCCGGTTCCTGGGGAAAGAGGTTCTCACCGTCCTTGAATACCTCCATGGCCGCACTCCCCCCGTTCTCAACAGGGACATCAAGCCTTCCAACCTCATGATAAGCCCTGACAGGACCAAGGTGTACCTGATAGATTTCGGCATTGCCAAAGCCATTGCTTACTCATCGTATAAGAAGACTGCCATAGGCACCGAGGGCTATGCGCCCCTTGAGCAGTACAGGGGCTATCCCGAGCCCCGATCTGACCTCTATGCCCTCGGGGCCACCATGTATCAGCTCATTGCCGGGAAGGAGCTCAAGCCCCTTGATTTTCCTCCCCTCAGGACGGTGTGCCCTGATGCGTCGCCCGGGCTTGAAAAGGTGCTTGAGAAAGCCCTCTCCCTGATGCCTGAAGGCCGATTCGCCGGCGCCGCCGAGATGAAAAAGGCCATTGAAGGCACTCTTGAAGAGCCGGCTCAAGGTGATGAAGGCTCAAGCGAGAAAGCACGGGCCACCGATAAAAAAGCGCCACCTCCCACGATGAAAGGGCGCGTCATCAAGGGGCCTTCTTCGCGCCCGCTGGATTTTCCTGACGAGAAGCCCGAGGGGAAAAGAATTTTCGTACTCAAAGATAATGTGGCGACTCCCTCTCGAGACACCAGGATACCGGCTGCTCCCGAGGGGGGGACTCAGGAGAGCATCTGGTTCACCCCTATTGAGAAGCTCATCAGGGGGCCGTCGGCAGGCTCTCCCAGGAAGCGCTCCTCGCGGCACCCGGAGACCGTGAGGGGAAGGGACAAGGTGGAGATGGTCCTTGTTCCCGCAGGGGATTTTCTCATGGGCACCCATATTGACGACCGGTACGCTACAACGGCTTCACGGGACGAGCTGCCGGCCCATATCGTGAGCATTGCCGATTTCTATATCGACAGATACCCGGTCACCAACAGGCAGTTTGCCCTCTTTGTCGAGGAAACGGCCTACAAGACCACCTCGGAGCTCCGCGGTGACATAGAGTGCTGGCAGACCTATTATTCCTCGGAGACCGCCGATCACCCCGTGGTCCTGGTGAGCTGGTTCGATGCCGAGGAGTATGCCGCCTGGGCGGGGAAGCGCCTTCCCACCGAGGCTGAGTGGGAAAAGGCCGCAAGGAGCGATGACGGGCGGATATGGCCATGGGGAGACGACAGATGCGAAAAGATGGCCAACTGCCGGGAGGAAGAATGCGGGGGCACGACAAGCATATTCCGCTATGAAAAAGGGATGAGCCCCTACGGCATCTGCGATATGGCCGGGAATGTCCGGCAGTGGACCAATGACTGGTACCGGCCTTACCCCTACCATGGTCCCTATTCCACGGGCTATCTGAAGGTGATCAGGGGGAGCTCCTTTGCCGAGAGGCTTGAAGATTCCCGGTGCGCCAAGAGGTGGGAAAACGCGCCGTCACACCGCGACATCCTCAAGGGCTTCCGCTGCGCCGCAAATACCGGCACGATATAAAGGAGGAGCAATGAGTTACTATTTCACCACAAAACTCTCTGTACCTTTTGACGAGGCGGTCGCGAAGGTCATCGAAGCCTTCAAGGCCGAGGGCTTCGGCGTCCTCACCGACATCAACGTGAAGGAGACCATGGAGAAGAAGCTCGGCGTGACCTTCAGGAATTACCGGATCCTGGGGATGTGCAATCCTCCCTTTGCCCACAAGGCCCTCATGACTGAGGACAAGATAGGCCTCCTGCTGCCCTGCAACGTGATTGTCCAGGACCATGGGCAGGGCGATGTCGAGGTGTCGGCCATCGATCCCTATGCCTCCATGGCAGCGGTCCAGAACAAAGCCCTGGGCGAGGTGGCTTCCGAGGTGAGGGAGCGCCTGAAGCACTGCATCGAGGGGCTCGGAAAAAGCTGAGGGCTCAGATTTCCATGAGCCCCAGGGAGTCCCTTGCGGCCCTGATTTTTCCAAGGCTCCCGGTGAGCCCCTTGACGGGGTCGCCGCACGTGAGGGTGTGGCTGTAGTTGAGCTCAAGGACGATGCGCAGCGGGTTTCCCCTGAGCATCCCGAGGTAGCTCTCATAGGGGACCGTGCCGAAGTCAAGGGGGCAGTGGTCGAAATCCTCTTTGATATCCTTGATGTCATGGACATGGACATGGCGCACCTTTTCAATGAAGGAGCTCTCGAGGGAGCTGTCAAAGCCCAGGAGCTCATTTCTCCTGTAGTGGCCCATGTCCCAGCAGAAGCCCGCGATGGTGTCGCCCAGCTCGCGCCTCAGTGCCACCAGGTCCTCCACGCAGTCTCCCGTCTTTTCCTTGTCGGTGTCATGGGGCAGCAGCTCCACGACGAAATCAAAGGGCCACCGCCGCCTCTCCCGCTCCCTGGCAAGCCAGGTGAGGAAGGAGAGGGTGATGCCGAAGAGGTGCCCCCTGGTGAACTCTGACGAAGAGGCTCCGTGGATATTGATGCGGCTTGTGATGCCATTATCCCATGTCTCGGCGGCCGCCTGCTCCAGCAGTGCCAGAAAGGCTTTTCTCACCCCATTGTCTTCGCGGTCCTCGAAGCGGGAAAGCTCGTATTCTCCGTGATAAGGACCGTGAAAGGTATAGCCCAGGCTCAGGGACTTTGCGAGGCGAAGCCAGGACAGGCGCCTTTCCCACTCCTTATGGGTGAGGTACATCTCGATGAAGTCGGCGCCCTCTGCTTTCACTGTTTCAAGCAGCGGCTCAGGCTCGAGGCTCCTGAGCCACTGCTGTATCATCCCCACGCCTATGGGCGCCATGTGCTGCGACTGTTCCATTGATTCATGCCTTGACGGGTGCGTGTTTTTGCATCTTTTCCCTTGCGAGGAAACCGGCCTTCAGGATGCTCTCGTAGCCGGTGCAGCGGCAGAGGTGCCCGTTCAGGGCCTGCTTCAGCTCTCCGTCAGGGATATCGGGATTCTTGGCAAGAAGCGCATGGAGGGTCATGACGATGCCGGGCGTGCAGAAGCCGCACTGTATGGCGCCGGCCTCTATAAGGGCCTCCTGGATGGGGTGGAGGGTATAACCGTCGGTGACGCCTTCGATGGTGGTGACAGAGGCGCCGTCAGCTTTCACCGCCTTGACGATGCAGCTCCGCACGGCCTCGCCGTTCATCACGACGGTGCAGGTGCCGCACTTTCCATAGCCGCACCCTTCCTTGGCGCCGGTGAGGTTGAGATGGTCCCTGAGTATTTCAAGGAGCGTCGTGGCTTTGTCCACGAGAAAGCTGCGGGCTGTTCCGTTTACGGTAATGGTGACTTTTGATTCGTCCATGTCAGTTCCTCCCTTCCAGTGCGGCAAGTATGGTCTTGGGCGTGACGGGAATGGCGTGGAAGTCCACGCCGAGAGCATCATAAAGGGCGTTCACCAGTGCAGGGGGGATGGCGATGGCGGGGTGCTCGGCGATGCAGCGGGCGCCGAAGGGGCCGTCCTCCTGGGGGGTCTCGACGAAGACCACCGAGTATTTCTCGGGCATGTCCGCCATGGTGGGGATCTTGTAGGTATTGAAGTTGGGGTTTTTAATCTTCCCCTTCTCGTCAAAGACTATCTCCTCGGAGAGGGCGGCGCCGTAGCCCATCATCATGCCGCCGAGCATCTGGGCCCGGGCAAGCTCGGGGTTGAGGGCCTTCCCCACGTCGATGGAAGTCACCAGGTTCGTGACAGTGACCTTGCCCGTCTTCCTGCTCACCTTCACCTCGGCGCCCTGGCAGCCGAAGGTCCACTGGCCGGCGCAGCTTCCCCTTCCCGTCTCGCTGTCGGGGAACGTCATGCCCCTCAGGATGTGGGAGCCCGTGCCCATGATGGGCTCGCCTATGGCTTTGCCGTCGGGAGCCACGTAAGAGAGGAGGAGCTTTTTGACCGGGAGAGCCACTTCGGCGTTCACGTTCACCCTGGAGCGGATGAACTCCCCCTCGTAGACAAGGTCCTCTTCCGAGAGCTGCAGGACCTGCGAGGCGGCCTTCATTATCTTGCCGATGACTTCATTGCATGCCTTGATGATGGCATTTCCCACCCTGTAAGTGGAGATGGAGGCCACGGTCTGCCACTCGTGGGGGGAGAACTGGGTGTCGATGGTCTTGGACATCCTGACGTTCTCATAGGGGATCTTGAGAGTCTCGGCGGCGATCTGCGCGAGCACCGTCTGGGATCCCTGCCCCATCTCGACGCCGCTCACGCTGATATTCACCGTGCCGTCCTCGCAGAACTTCACGATGGCTCCCGAGCAGGCGTTCGTCGTCATCATCGGGGTTTTCATGAAGGCGGCGATGCCCCTTCCGTAAAGAAACTCATCGTCATGGGCGGGCTTTTTCGTCTCTTTGAAAACGCCTTCCACGCCATCAAGGCACTTGTGGATGTCGCCGTGCCCCTTGGTGATGAGCTGCCCCAGGGCGTTTCTCTTCCCGTCGCAGAGGAAGTTCTTCCTTCTCAATGCTTCAGGCGTCATGGAGAGCTTCCTTGCGAGCATGTCCATTGCGCGTTCGGCCATAAAATGGGCTTCGGGGTGGCCGTAGCCCCGGAATGCCCCCACCGATGGGGTATTGGTATAGACGCCTATGGCGTTTATCGCGCAGTTCGGTATCACGTAGGGGCCCGTCGCCACATACCCGGCTGCCTGCACCACGTTGCAGGCGCCGTCTGCATAGGCGCCGTCGGCGAAGTAGAGGGATGCTTCGATGGCATGGAGGGTGCCGTCCTTTTTGGCTCCCAGCTTTATCTTTCCCCGGAGCCCCCTTCCTACGAAGCCGCTTGTGAACTCCTCCTTGCGGCTCAGCACGAGCCTCACCGGCACTCCCGGCACGAAGCGCGCCACATAGGCCACCATGGGCTCTATTGAGACGTCGGACTTGCCGCCGAAGGCGCCGCCGAGGAATCCCACGTGGACCTTGATGTTGGCGAAGGGAATATGGAACATGTCGGCTACCATCTCCCTTATGATGAAGGGGGCCTGGGAGCTTGCCCATATCCTCACGCTGTCAGCGGAGTCCCAGCAGGCGATGCAGCCGTGGGGCTCCATCTGGGAGTGGGCGTTGAGAGGATAGGTGAAGTCGCCCTCGACGACGGCGTCGCACTCGCTGAAGGCTTTTACAGTGTCTCCCTCCCTCAGTTTGTAGTGGTGGAAGATATTGGTGCCCTTTTTGGGAAAAAACCCGGGGACCACCTTGTATTCACCGTTCTTTTCATGGACAAGAGCGGCGCCCTCTTTTATCGCTTCAAGAGGGTCCGTGGCGTGGGGGAGGGGCTCGTAAGTGACCTTGATGGCTTTGAGGGCCTCCTCGGCATGGCGCTCAGTATCTGCGACGACTACTGCCACGGCGTCGCCGGCATGGCGGACCTTCTCAACGGCGAGGGGCTGCTGATCCTTGTAGCACGCGCCGAAATGGATGCTGCAGCCCTGGCCCGTCACGACCTTTTTGACCCCCGGCATCTTTTCTGCCTCGGAGGTATCGATGGCCTTGATGAGGGCGTGGGCATACTCGGGCCTCAGGACTTTTGCATGGAGCATCCCCTGGATTTTCAGGTCGGCAACGTAGAGGGCCCTGCCTGTCACCTTCTCATAGGCATCGTTCCGCGGTACAGAGACACCAATACTCTTTACTGCCATGGAGCATCACCTCGCTGTTTATTTTTAGAGCGGCGATTACCTTAAAATAATTCCACCTCCCGGGAGGCCCTTTCCTTTCTGCAGGAAAAAAGTTCTCGATTGTCACTGCCTGCGCAGTTCCACTGGCGAGGGGAAAAGAGCGTTGAGAGCCCTCTCGCACTCATCGAGGTCTTTTTCCCCAAGGTGCGTGAGCTTCATGGGGAGCCTGGTGTAATAATAATCATAGTGCTCGTCGCGGCAGCCCCTGTTGATGATGCCCCGCTCCTCGGCGTATTCATGAAGGTATGAGCCGGGGATGGGCGTGGCCCGGGCCACGTAGCATGTCGTAGGCTGGATTTCCTTTATGAGGCTCACCGTGGCCTTGAGGTCATCCCTTGTCTCCTCGGGCGAGCCGATAATCACGTACGCATGGGTATTGATCCCCAGGCGGCGGCAGATTTCAAAGGCACGGCGCGTTTCATCGACAGTGATGCCCTTTTTGAGGAACTCAAGCACTGAAGGGGAGCCGCTTTCGACACCGAAGGCCACCATGAGGCACCCGGCCTCCTTCATGCGGCGGAACCGCTCTTCATCGACGGCATCGACACGGGCCTGGCATCCCCACCAGAAGCGCTCGCCCCGGCGCTCCACTTCGGTCATAAAGCCGTCAACCCACGAGGGGCTTGAGAGAAACATGTCATCAAGAAACATGACCAGGAAAGGGATGCCCTGCAGCGCCAGGGGGCTATGGGCTTTCCATAGCTCCCGGTACCCCGCCATCTCGTCCAGGATGGCCCCGGGCGAGCGGTACCGCACCCTCCTGCCGAAGAGCCTGTCCTGCATGGGCTTGCAGAATATACAGCGGTGGGGGCAGCCGCGGCTCGCGATCATCCCGTCAAAGGCGGTGCTCTTGCCGTAGTATGCCTGCCAGTCCACGAGGTCCCTCGCCGGCTCAAGGATAGAGTCCAGGTCGCCAATAAAAGGTCGTGGCTCAGTGACGGTGAGCTTCCCTTCCTTCATGAAGGCGATGCCTTGCACCGTGTCAAGGGGCTTTTCCCCCAGGAAGGCTTTCAGGAGATCGACTATGGTCTCTTCTCCTTCGCCGATCACCGCGGCATCGAAGCCTGCCTTCAGGAGGTGCTCCGGCTTCACGGTGGCATGGGGCCCGCCGGCGATGAGGGGAAGGGAGGGGCTTAAGCGCCTTATGGCCTGCGCCACCTCGACGGCCCGCCCCGCCATTGCTGAAGAGACAGAAACCCCCACGAAATCAATGCCCTGGAGGTGCCCTTCCAGGCCGGGGAGCGTTTCTTTGAAAGTGAGGTCGAGAAAGGAGACTTCATGGCCTTCTCTTCTCAGGACGGCGGCGATATAAAGTATCCCCAGCGGCGCCGTGAGGGCAGCCTTTGAAGGGTATCCAAAGCGCGGGTAAATGAGCAGTACCTTCATCTGCCCAGGAAGTCGGCCGGGAGCTTGTAGAGAAGGGCGGGGCTGATGGGCTCGTCGTGGGCGTAGGCGGCAAAATGGAGGTGGGGCCCCGTGGCAACACCGGTGGCGCCCACAGTGCCTATGACCTGCCCCTGCTCCACGGAATCGCCGGCCCTTACCTTCATCGATGCCATGTGGATGTAAAGAGTCCCGATCCCCTTCCCGTGGTCAATGACGACGGCCGTGCCGTGAAGCACGAGGTTCTTCTTCGCGAACCTCACGATGCCTTTCTGTGAAGCCTTTACCGGCTCTCCCCACGAGGCGGCGATGTCCTGCCCCCGGTGAAACTCGGGCTCCTTGTCATCGTTGTAGAAGCGCTTGAGGCCGAAGAGTGTTGAGACATAGCCCCGGGTGGGCACGATGAAGCTTCTCTCCCACGTGATGCCCGGCGTGTTATAGGAGAGGGCCCTGTGAATCTCGGCGTTGTCCTTTTCCGCCTGGGGATCCTCGTATTTCGAGAGCTGCGACTCGGGGAGCCTGAGGTACTGCACGCCGTAAGTCTGGGCCGACGTTCTGATTACCCTAGTGAGCGTGGCGGGAGTCCCGCTGCCAGGCGCGGTCACGGTGATCTTCAGGGTATATCCGCCTGCGGGGCAGTCAAGCGCCACGGGGATAAGGGCGGAAAGGCCCTTTCCCTGGAAGATGAGGGCATATTTTTTCCCGCGCCATGAGCATTCGCCCCGGTGATCCTTCGAGGTGCCTGCCACGGTGACGAAGAGGGCCTTCCCCTGGGTGGCCGTCCCCTTCACCTGGAGCTGGTATGGGGGAGAGGCCGGTGAAGGGGAGGCGGGAAGCATTGAGGGAGGCGGCTCGATTGACGGCGGCAGCGGCGGCGATGGCTCCTGGGCTCCGGCGGTGAAGGTGAGAAAAACGGCGATGAAGAGGGCGGTGAGAATTAAAAATTGGCGCATGGGCGGCTCCTTTCCTGTGCAGATGACTTCGTCATGGCATGGCAATATCCTTCATCAGGGCTTGCGGGAATCGGCTTTTAGGCTGACCGGGTTGCGGTCCCCCGGGTTGAATACCGCCTCCTGCGGGGGGTTTTCCGCGGCGTCAGGTTCTGCAGGAGTGAGGCGCCCTGTGGCTAATAGTATAGTAGGATCCTCCCAGGAGAATAGAGTGACCTTCGCGCTTCCGGGGAGGGATAAGGCGGTGCGGAGGCGGAAAGGAAGAGCGCACAATGAAAGATCTTATTACCAACATGTTTCTTGCAGGCTTCGGCGCCCTGGTGATGACCAAGGAGAAGGCCGAGGAGATCGTGGGAGAGCTCATCCAGAAGGGCCAGGTCTCAAGCGACGAGGCCAAGGCCGTCGTGGAGACCCTCATCGAAAAGGGCAAGAAGGAGCAGCAGAGCATGACCGGCTTTGTCCGCGACGAGGTGCGCAAGGTTATCGAGGAGATGGGCGTCCCCTCCCGCGAGGAGTATGAGAACCTCAAAAAGCTTGTCGAGACCCTCAAGGAGCACTCCGGCAAGTAAATGAGTATCTATGCCGTTTACGGCAAGCTCAAGCGCTACAAGCAGATAGTCGAGGTGCTCTCGCGGCACCAGTACGGCTTCCTTGTGGATTACCTGGGCATTTACCGCTTCATCCCGCACCGGTGGCGGAGGAAGAAGGACCGCGGCGGCGAGGTGGAGGCCATCACCAAGTGGGACCGCGCCCGGATGGTGCTGGAGGATCTGGGCGGGGCTTTCATCAAGATGGGGCAGATGCTGAGCACGAGGGGCGATCTTCTTCCCCGTGAGCTTATCGATGAGCTTGAAAAGCTCCAGGACCAGGTCCCTCCCTTCCCCTATGAGGAAGTAAGGAGGATTGTCGAGAAGGAGCTCAACGCCAGGCTTGAAGACGTGTTCCTGGAGTTCGAGGCAGTCCCCCTTGCCTCGGCCTCGATAGGGCAGGTCCACCGTGCGCGCCTCAAGCATGGCGAAGATGTCATCGTCAAGGTGATGCGCCCCGAGATAAAGACCCAGGTGAAGATCGACTCGGAGATCCTCATTGATGCCGCGCGCTTCCTGGAGCGCAGGAGACTCTTCAGGGGGCGCTATAACTTCACCGGCATCGCGAGTGAGATAAGCGACTATCTCGAGCAGGAGACCGATTACCTCCACGAGGTTCACAACGCCGAGCGCTTCAGGAAGAACCTGGCGGAAGACAGCGGCGTCTATGTGCCCAAGGTATACTGGGGCTACACCACCAGCAGGATACTCTGCATGGAGAGGATCCAGGGCACCAAGATATCGGAAGTGGATACTCTCACCGCGCGGGGGGTAAACTGCAGGGAGATTGCCCGCGTCGGCATAGGCTCCTACTTCAAGCAGATCCTGGTCCACGGCTTTTTCCATGCCGATCCCCACCCGGGGAACGTCTTTGTCACCAACGACTCAAAGATAATCTTCGTGGATTTCGGCCTCGTGGGAGAGCTGGACGTGGGGCTCCGGAACAAGCTCGGCGACCTCTTCCTCGCCGTGGTGCGCCGCAACATGGACGGCATCATAGACGCGCTCCTCGCCGTGGGGAGCATCCCCCCGCAGATTGACAGGATACGCTTCAAGAGGGAGCTCTCC from Candidatus Eremiobacterota bacterium harbors:
- a CDS encoding bifunctional serine/threonine-protein kinase/formylglycine-generating enzyme family protein; this encodes MNCSHCGSENLEMSKYCAECGILMREANLPAGSLLDHGRYEVQRLLKSGGMGAVYLVVDKRLDTRCALKEMIDFSPTPDERKKAVERFENEVKILSRISHPQIPKVTNYFIEGGHYYMILDYIEGEDLDSILKGEGKPGLPEPFVRFLGKEVLTVLEYLHGRTPPVLNRDIKPSNLMISPDRTKVYLIDFGIAKAIAYSSYKKTAIGTEGYAPLEQYRGYPEPRSDLYALGATMYQLIAGKELKPLDFPPLRTVCPDASPGLEKVLEKALSLMPEGRFAGAAEMKKAIEGTLEEPAQGDEGSSEKARATDKKAPPPTMKGRVIKGPSSRPLDFPDEKPEGKRIFVLKDNVATPSRDTRIPAAPEGGTQESIWFTPIEKLIRGPSAGSPRKRSSRHPETVRGRDKVEMVLVPAGDFLMGTHIDDRYATTASRDELPAHIVSIADFYIDRYPVTNRQFALFVEETAYKTTSELRGDIECWQTYYSSETADHPVVLVSWFDAEEYAAWAGKRLPTEAEWEKAARSDDGRIWPWGDDRCEKMANCREEECGGTTSIFRYEKGMSPYGICDMAGNVRQWTNDWYRPYPYHGPYSTGYLKVIRGSSFAERLEDSRCAKRWENAPSHRDILKGFRCAANTGTI
- a CDS encoding (2Fe-2S)-binding protein → MDESKVTITVNGTARSFLVDKATTLLEILRDHLNLTGAKEGCGYGKCGTCTVVMNGEAVRSCIVKAVKADGASVTTIEGVTDGYTLHPIQEALIEAGAIQCGFCTPGIVMTLHALLAKNPDIPDGELKQALNGHLCRCTGYESILKAGFLAREKMQKHAPVKA
- a CDS encoding glycosyltransferase 87 family protein translates to MSRKNIILISALVLVFFASTFPRQYYYWISDHIRMYPGDIWYVYDYYVAKGFNFPVEYPSLMRAYVQLMNTVTTKSYIMYLWVTVYFLAAFATATTLILSKVEDEQNGKDAPSGLLKYWILAPSFIICSTTNYDHVAVFTLIAGLYLAWKGRRVLAGALLGVGVAFKVFPFYFLPLVLALEKDWKEHLKIIGACGAAWLFLNLPYMLCDSNGFAGWFYPYQWQASCNYAKGPSDGAIWWPLYRLLGSFSGRFSLLLTLIGITVIASYAQLRRDLQQNFWQWGLGFALVFILCDKIYSPQYHLYLLPFLALSRRKVNDAVFYLLELPNALVLVFLFYIRTHPVLLQSMAVVKYAMLLFLLVQFYRNVMKAPQPPEEPTPSTEDGSSSPESAATSIEDGISSPESAAKSMKDGSAPAERVSTTPEKAPHQEGQEPASGCPGGGTAEHESPRSGC
- a CDS encoding DUF302 domain-containing protein, which gives rise to MSYYFTTKLSVPFDEAVAKVIEAFKAEGFGVLTDINVKETMEKKLGVTFRNYRILGMCNPPFAHKALMTEDKIGLLLPCNVIVQDHGQGDVEVSAIDPYASMAAVQNKALGEVASEVRERLKHCIEGLGKS
- a CDS encoding TIM barrel protein, with the protein product MEQSQHMAPIGVGMIQQWLRSLEPEPLLETVKAEGADFIEMYLTHKEWERRLSWLRLAKSLSLGYTFHGPYHGEYELSRFEDREDNGVRKAFLALLEQAAAETWDNGITSRINIHGASSSEFTRGHLFGITLSFLTWLARERERRRWPFDFVVELLPHDTDKEKTGDCVEDLVALRRELGDTIAGFCWDMGHYRRNELLGFDSSLESSFIEKVRHVHVHDIKDIKEDFDHCPLDFGTVPYESYLGMLRGNPLRIVLELNYSHTLTCGDPVKGLTGSLGKIRAARDSLGLMEI